Proteins encoded together in one Terriglobus saanensis SP1PR4 window:
- a CDS encoding HD-GYP domain-containing protein, with protein MSNHYAPPEWDEASDPPLSDILARLSCALDLAEGMPIGHALRTCILSMRLARRIRISESEISDLFFAALLKDVGSASRRTQVFDLLALESTNAQLFLRNRPWDSSHWNHLPQLLQQSRLGPNPAVGIQRVLRVALHKNRIARGLNRSSSEEGYAVAQELGLSTRTAETVLHRDEYWDGTGRPTGKRHGQIPLLSRILGIAQMLEAVGTAKGHESAIRLLHRRSMNRFDPGLVAAATLLHDQGPLWNDMESQNLVATALRLGPQNSLLPAPPSTIDRLCVAFARIIDARSRFTYRHSERVAQIAISIGVEMGIDEHRMGVLRRAALLHDLGNLMQPPPTSEQQAKPTKDELTLRDRHTQQANDLLQATPGFSEVAEVILGHHERLDGSGYPLRRKGEEIPVLSRILGVAEVFDTLSSERPYQPRMSPKAVYSLLEAATPVAFDPRCVHALYVTAALHAAA; from the coding sequence ATGAGTAACCATTACGCCCCCCCGGAATGGGACGAGGCAAGCGATCCCCCTCTCTCGGACATTCTTGCACGTCTCTCATGCGCATTGGATCTGGCGGAAGGCATGCCCATAGGTCATGCACTGCGCACGTGCATCCTCAGCATGCGTCTCGCTCGAAGGATCAGAATTTCAGAATCGGAAATAAGCGATCTCTTTTTCGCGGCACTCCTCAAAGATGTCGGCAGCGCAAGTCGCAGGACGCAGGTCTTCGATCTGCTTGCACTGGAAAGCACGAACGCGCAGCTTTTTCTTCGCAATCGACCGTGGGACAGTTCTCACTGGAACCATCTCCCTCAACTGCTACAACAATCGCGTCTGGGCCCAAATCCTGCGGTTGGAATACAGCGCGTCCTTCGAGTGGCCCTTCATAAAAACAGGATCGCGCGCGGGCTCAATCGATCCAGTAGCGAAGAAGGATATGCCGTAGCTCAAGAGCTGGGTTTATCCACGCGAACTGCAGAGACCGTCCTCCATCGTGATGAATACTGGGATGGCACTGGTAGACCAACGGGCAAGCGACATGGACAGATTCCGCTTCTCTCCCGCATTTTAGGTATTGCACAGATGCTGGAAGCGGTTGGTACAGCCAAAGGGCACGAAAGCGCGATTCGCTTGCTCCATCGCAGATCAATGAATCGGTTCGATCCCGGGCTTGTGGCTGCGGCAACACTTCTGCATGATCAAGGACCTCTTTGGAACGACATGGAGTCCCAGAATTTGGTCGCAACCGCGTTGCGTCTCGGACCACAGAACAGTCTTCTTCCTGCACCGCCTTCAACGATCGACCGTCTCTGCGTTGCATTTGCCCGCATTATCGACGCACGGTCGCGTTTTACATACCGGCACTCGGAGCGGGTTGCGCAAATTGCGATCTCGATCGGAGTAGAGATGGGTATCGATGAACATCGCATGGGAGTGTTGCGTCGCGCTGCGCTTCTACACGATCTTGGAAATCTTATGCAACCACCCCCCACTTCGGAGCAGCAGGCCAAACCGACGAAGGATGAACTGACTCTACGCGATCGGCATACCCAGCAGGCAAACGATCTGCTTCAGGCCACCCCAGGCTTCTCAGAAGTCGCGGAAGTTATCCTGGGACATCACGAACGCCTGGACGGTTCTGGCTATCCCCTGCGTCGCAAGGGCGAAGAGATCCCTGTGCTCTCGCGTATTTTGGGAGTAGCGGAGGTGTTCGATACGCTCTCTTCCGAACGTCCGTATCAACCGAGGATGTCACCCAAGGCAGTCTATTCCCTGCTTGAGGCAGCAACTCCTGTTGCCTTTGATCCCCGCTGTGTCCATGCTCTTTACGTCACAGCTGCTCTTCACGCTGCAGCGTAA
- a CDS encoding KdsC family phosphatase: MFPLALSDLASPDVLARARKIKLFLMDVDGTLTDGGVCLISATVASSTEAPTVTEMKVFNAQDGQGLSLARTMGIQTGFITGRSSPAVSKRAEELKVNFVYLGQASKTQAFEECLQKAGVTEDEVAYMGDDLPDIPLALRAGLGVCVADGVEDLKTVCNFTTSRKGGRGAAREVIELILKAQGRWEEAVPLALA; encoded by the coding sequence ATGTTCCCTCTCGCTCTGTCTGACCTTGCTTCGCCTGATGTTCTGGCCCGCGCCCGTAAGATCAAACTCTTCCTGATGGATGTTGACGGAACTTTGACGGATGGCGGAGTCTGCCTGATCTCGGCTACTGTAGCGAGTTCAACCGAAGCCCCGACGGTGACCGAGATGAAAGTGTTCAATGCTCAGGACGGGCAAGGGCTGTCGCTGGCTCGCACGATGGGCATCCAGACAGGGTTCATCACGGGTAGATCTTCACCAGCGGTCTCCAAGCGTGCCGAAGAGTTGAAGGTCAACTTCGTCTACCTGGGACAGGCGAGCAAGACTCAGGCCTTTGAGGAGTGTTTGCAAAAGGCGGGAGTGACCGAAGATGAGGTCGCCTACATGGGCGACGATCTTCCAGATATTCCTTTGGCACTTCGCGCCGGCTTAGGAGTATGCGTAGCCGATGGTGTGGAGGATCTGAAGACCGTTTGCAATTTTACGACCAGCCGCAAGGGCGGGCGCGGAGCGGCGCGTGAGGTAATCGAACTTATTTTAAAAGCACAAGGGCGTTGGGAGGAAGCAGTTCCCTTGGCGCTGGCCTAG
- a CDS encoding DHA2 family efflux MFS transporter permease subunit, with translation MPSSIMDPADASVVPPSPNSPSAASRRLLPWLVAVAFFMESLDTTILNTAVPTISAALGVAPLSMKAVLASYTLSLAVFIPISGWMADRFGTRRVFSTAIGLFTLGSLLCGISSDIHLLVACRILQGCGGAMMVPVGRLTLVRTFAKSDLLRTMSFVSIPALVAPMLGPIAGGLIVGYLHWRFIFFLNIPIGLVGLILVYKHLPDYRQAITPALDIVGLILFGSGIALLSYVLEIFGEHALSGREMSGLLALSFVLLAGYWIHAKGLPFPLLQLRLFSIRTFRAAVSGSFFTRLGIGGVPFLLPLLYQVGLGFTPIQSGLLIMPQAIASMGMKTIMPSLLRRVGYRVVLVSNTLILGVLLLVFATIGPGTPVWLIVLQAFIYGAFSSLQYSSMNTLVYADITDKDTSSASSIASTMQQMSVSFGVATAGLATAFFIPSTHSNAVEMVHGIHKALTALGVLTIASTMVFRSLKSGDGDDVSMHKVLHPGG, from the coding sequence TTGCCTTCCTCCATTATGGATCCAGCTGACGCTTCGGTCGTTCCTCCATCTCCGAATTCTCCCTCCGCTGCTTCGAGACGCCTGTTGCCATGGCTGGTTGCTGTTGCGTTTTTTATGGAGTCGCTGGACACAACCATCCTCAATACTGCGGTCCCGACGATCTCGGCTGCCCTGGGTGTGGCTCCGCTCAGTATGAAGGCTGTACTGGCAAGCTATACGCTCAGCCTCGCGGTATTCATTCCGATCAGTGGCTGGATGGCAGATCGTTTTGGTACCCGCCGTGTGTTCTCTACGGCGATCGGCCTGTTTACGCTTGGTTCGCTCCTATGTGGCATATCGAGCGATATCCATCTGCTCGTCGCCTGCCGCATCCTGCAAGGATGTGGTGGAGCCATGATGGTGCCGGTTGGCCGGTTGACGTTGGTGCGGACCTTTGCAAAGTCGGATCTTCTCCGCACGATGAGCTTTGTTTCCATACCGGCTTTGGTCGCACCCATGCTCGGCCCGATCGCCGGCGGGCTCATTGTCGGCTATCTCCATTGGCGCTTCATTTTCTTCCTGAATATTCCAATTGGGCTCGTAGGTCTCATCCTTGTTTACAAGCACCTGCCTGATTATCGGCAGGCCATTACGCCTGCCCTGGATATCGTTGGACTCATTCTTTTTGGCTCTGGAATCGCATTGCTTTCGTATGTGCTGGAGATCTTCGGCGAGCATGCTCTGAGCGGGCGAGAGATGTCCGGACTGCTGGCCCTGTCCTTCGTTTTACTGGCAGGCTATTGGATTCACGCGAAGGGTTTACCTTTTCCGCTACTGCAGCTGCGACTCTTTAGTATTCGTACTTTCCGGGCCGCCGTAAGCGGTAGCTTTTTTACGCGCCTCGGAATTGGAGGCGTACCCTTTCTTCTGCCGCTTCTTTATCAGGTGGGTCTGGGCTTCACTCCGATTCAATCGGGTCTGCTCATCATGCCTCAGGCCATCGCATCGATGGGAATGAAAACGATTATGCCCTCTCTTTTGCGTCGCGTCGGCTATCGTGTTGTGCTCGTATCCAACACCCTCATCCTCGGCGTACTTCTGTTGGTGTTCGCGACGATCGGTCCGGGAACACCGGTCTGGCTGATCGTACTGCAAGCTTTTATCTATGGAGCTTTTTCATCGCTGCAGTATTCCAGCATGAATACGCTGGTCTATGCCGACATCACGGATAAAGACACCAGCAGTGCAAGTTCGATCGCAAGTACCATGCAGCAGATGTCGGTCAGCTTTGGCGTTGCAACCGCAGGTCTGGCAACAGCCTTCTTCATTCCCAGTACTCATTCCAATGCGGTAGAGATGGTGCATGGCATCCACAAGGCGCTCACCGCATTAGGGGTTCTTACCATTGCCTCGACGATGGTCTTTCGTAGTTTGAAATCCGGCGACGGTGACGATGTGAGTATGCACAAAGTGCTGCATCCCGGGGGATGA